DNA from Roseomonas gilardii subsp. gilardii:
TCCATCCCCGCAGGTCCGAGGCCAAGCGAGATGACCACCCGACGTGCCCTGTTGGCCGGCTCCGCCGGCGCCCTGGCGCTGCCCGCGCTGCTGACCGGCCAGGGTTCCGCCCTGGCCCAGTCGCCACCCGGCGTGGCGGTCATCGCCAAGCAGATCGACGACATCATCAGCCTGGACCCGGCCGAGAGCTTCGAGTTCTCGGGCAACGAGATCTGCGGCAACATGTACCAGAAGCTGGTCCGCAACGACGAGAAGGACCCGACCAGGCTGACCGGCGACCTCGCCGAGCACTGGGAGGCCTCCTCCGACGGCAAGAGCTTCACCTTCCGGCTGCGCAAGGGCGCGAGCTTCTCCTCCGGCAAGCCAGTGACGGCGGAGGACGTGGCCTGGTCCCTCCAGCGCGTGGTGGCGCTGAACAAGAGCCCGGCCTTCATCATCAACCAGTTCGGCTATACCAAGGACAATGTGGCGGGGATGATCCGCGCCACGGCGCCGGACACGGTGGTGCTGGCCACGGCCGAGCCGGCCTCGCTGAGCTTCCTGCTCTACTGCCTCTCGGCCAATGTGGGGGCGGTGGTGGAGAAGGCGGTGGTCGCCTCCCACGAGGCCAATGGCGATTTCGGCAATGCCTGGCTGAAGCAGAACTCCGCGGGCTCCGGCCCCTTCATGCTGCGCGCCTGGCGGGCCAGCGACAGCGTGACGCTGGAGGCCAATCCGCACAGCGAAACGCCGCCGAAGACGAAGCGGCTGGTGATCCGTCATGTCGCCGACCCCTCGGCGCAGCTCCTCGGGCTGCAACAGGGGGATTACGACGTGGCCCGCAACCTGCAGGCCGACCAGATCAAGGGCCTGCAGGGCAATGACCGCTTCCGCATCCTGGACCAGCGCCGGGCCCAGGTGATGTTCCTGTCGCTGAACCAGAAGAACCCCTATCTGGCCAAGCCCCAGGTGCGGCAGGCGATCAAGTGGGCGATCGACTACGCGGGCATCCAGAAGAACATCGTCCCCTCCACCTATGCGGTGCACCAGGCTTTCCTGCCCGAGGGCCTGCCCGGCGCGCTGACCGAGCGGCCCTTCCAGGCCGATGCGGCGAAGGCGAAGGCGCTGCTGGCCGAGGCGGGGCATCCGGACGGGTTCGAGATCGGCTTCGACTACTTCTCGGTGTCGCCCTTCTCCGACATCGCCCAGGCGATCCAGGCCAATCTGGCGGCCATCGGCATCCGCGCCCGGATGCTGCCGGCCGAGACGCGGCAGGTGATCACCAAGACCCGCGCCCGGCAGCACGACATCGCCCTGGTCTACTGGGGCAGCGACTATTTCGACCCGCACAGCAATGCCGAGGCCTTCAGCATCAACACGGACAACGGCGACGATGCCCGGAACCGGACCCTGGCCTGGCGGGCCTCCTGGTACATCCCGGAGCTCTCGAAGCGGACGATGGAGGCGCTGCGCGAGGGCGACAGCGAGAAGCGGGCCGCGCTCTACGAGGCGTTGCAGCGGGACCACCAGCAGGCCAGCCCCTTC
Protein-coding regions in this window:
- a CDS encoding ABC transporter substrate-binding protein; translated protein: MTTRRALLAGSAGALALPALLTGQGSALAQSPPGVAVIAKQIDDIISLDPAESFEFSGNEICGNMYQKLVRNDEKDPTRLTGDLAEHWEASSDGKSFTFRLRKGASFSSGKPVTAEDVAWSLQRVVALNKSPAFIINQFGYTKDNVAGMIRATAPDTVVLATAEPASLSFLLYCLSANVGAVVEKAVVASHEANGDFGNAWLKQNSAGSGPFMLRAWRASDSVTLEANPHSETPPKTKRLVIRHVADPSAQLLGLQQGDYDVARNLQADQIKGLQGNDRFRILDQRRAQVMFLSLNQKNPYLAKPQVRQAIKWAIDYAGIQKNIVPSTYAVHQAFLPEGLPGALTERPFQADAAKAKALLAEAGHPDGFEIGFDYFSVSPFSDIAQAIQANLAAIGIRARMLPAETRQVITKTRARQHDIALVYWGSDYFDPHSNAEAFSINTDNGDDARNRTLAWRASWYIPELSKRTMEALREGDSEKRAALYEALQRDHQQASPFVILLQAIEVAVTRAGVSGMRLGVMSDQTSYAGISKS